In one Kitasatospora cineracea genomic region, the following are encoded:
- a CDS encoding copper resistance CopC family protein, whose translation MTFPVPSRRARVCAVCLAALACTGLSAPPAAAHTGLNSSDPADAATLAAWPARVRLSFTDPMSQPYSKIAVTGPDGRAYGLGEVQVEGTAAALDLAPSTAPGRYQVGYRVVSKDGHPVTGTVTFTYTPTAPSTAAAVPPAPSPQPPTPTPTPSPGTAADAQPARKRSGISIPQAAAGAGLLALAATAGVFALRRRQVRHAR comes from the coding sequence ATGACCTTCCCCGTCCCTTCGCGCCGCGCCCGTGTCTGCGCCGTCTGCCTGGCCGCTCTCGCCTGCACCGGGCTCAGCGCACCGCCCGCCGCCGCCCACACCGGCCTGAACTCCAGCGACCCGGCCGACGCAGCGACCCTCGCCGCCTGGCCCGCCCGGGTCCGGCTGTCCTTCACCGACCCGATGTCGCAGCCCTACAGCAAGATCGCCGTCACCGGGCCCGACGGCAGGGCCTACGGCCTGGGCGAGGTCCAGGTCGAGGGCACCGCCGCCGCCCTCGACCTGGCCCCCTCCACCGCCCCGGGCCGCTACCAGGTCGGCTACCGGGTGGTGTCCAAGGACGGCCACCCGGTCACCGGCACCGTCACCTTCACCTACACACCCACCGCCCCGTCCACCGCCGCCGCCGTGCCCCCCGCACCGTCCCCGCAGCCACCCACACCCACACCCACGCCCAGCCCTGGGACGGCCGCCGATGCGCAGCCGGCCCGCAAGCGCTCCGGGATCTCGATCCCGCAAGCGGCGGCCGGCGCGGGCCTGCTCGCCCTCGCTGCCACGGCGGGCGTCTTCGCCCTGCGCCGCCGGCAGGTGCGCCATGCCCGCTGA